One genomic segment of Oncorhynchus masou masou isolate Uvic2021 chromosome 16, UVic_Omas_1.1, whole genome shotgun sequence includes these proteins:
- the LOC135557887 gene encoding zinc finger protein 770-like: protein MCHGGTRMMLVDTMLARQHGPQEAFGVMEKMPQGRNYQCVTCLKCFSAPSKLQRHILSHTGQRPFGCHLCEKAFRQLAHLKLHLNTHLYPKRTEQKKMNVKSSLHPSGYENTPPAKIDNLKACLQTGSLDPVGAEDTLEVDIRPTGPVHIIEENSLCSPRCIAELYPPHSEVERFEKQHTEEEPIGNHDDWSEPEKQTLDEDRSSREETVDKHTKIIENSNSHKCPECFKCFSAPSKLKRHCLIHTGQKPFQCYLCRRAFRQLAHLKVHYSIHSGVAKSRNLKSFSQPQRSKTWPRNYPCNICGRRFKQKRHLIVHQQTHHGPDTAVHPDKLDNTSKACLPTHTDHASQVDFSNSENAIAYNTELNEKSQIHVVEGLDILSEEWHNSAKHATRDIDLTRSSDRNNKSSVSNRSDRTNTGKVRENQCMLCLKKFDYPSKLSRHLLVHMDIKPFGCTVCSKSFRQLCHLQNHMKAQHVKSDNVLKSVEDAPDQPGVILLKDKSVSEMRRNQSEHLDQVSQPQEGSRDISEVGCFLSQYVLPVRPTLSHCSTDSLYNYGAQQPTWNPSGKLLPGLDCDTVNRKSAEQPVSLRQVHNTDYTNTSDVLDSTPTNQSLVGISKQRSCIFQNKPTIHGRGRYSCPICSKRFDAPSKLQRHSLIHTGQRSYQCPTCLKTFRQKAHLKVHQSIHEQRKEAKPSTSHSEDRETKSFSRPKRTPSSNEKDVVFCNRSQKTSRDSDLSAVPPTQSDCPLTNNVNSPPPTSVAPRKLGGYQCMACLKKFDYPSKLSRHLLVHMGIKPFRCAVCSKSFRQLCHLQSHMKVHNSKTTLHEEGQQRNINLAHLDNIPPEAGVVSEGHVFAASLHPDEPGPSQTFGNNIQNSNGGESLSHYCSKESMNQSTEIIRKNETTPTPEQSEDMKSMKSENNCLEEQKCISPAQLTKSTWNIAEEKHVDKFPSDEYYGQQNHPLIPNWLNPYPYQQETANNKQTYPIATHRIPYLEEPGSSHSDQPEIPVDVNHKLNLYQSPLESPSTNSQYEAKEEERLEVGLRSEFNVTYKSEPPNDLQGCSDSQCFTTKGKLNHHRCSPRHSVEERQASSYRCAICFKSFEAPSKLKRHYVIHTGQRPFQCTVCGKAFTQAGHLKTHLQIHR from the coding sequence ATGTGCCACGGTGGAACTAGAATGATGTTAGTGGACACAATGCTAGCCAGGCAACATGGACCACAGGAGGCCTTTGGTGTTATGGAGAAGATGCCACAGGGCAGGAATTATCAGTGTGTCACATGCTTGAAATGTTTTTCCGCCCCATCCAAGCTACAGAGGCACATCCTTTCACACACAGGACAACGACCATTTGGGTGTCACCTCTGTGAAAAGGCATTTCGGCAACTAGCACACCTGAAACTCCATCTTAACACACATCTTTATCCAAAACGAACTGAACAGAAGAAGATGAATGTAAAGTCTAGCTTGCATCCAAGTGGATATGAAAATACCCCTCCTGCAAAGATAGACAACTTAAAAGCATGTTTGCAGACAGGCTCCTTGGACCCAGTCGGTGCAGAGGACACATTGGAGGTAGACATCAGGCCTACTGGACCTGTCCACATAATTGAGGAAaattctctctgttcccctcgcTGTATCGCTGAACTATATCCCCCACACTCTGAGGTCGAGAGGTTTGAGAAGCAGCACACAGAAGAGGAGCCAATTGGGAACCACGATGACTGGAGTGAACCTGAGAAACAGACACTGGATGAGGATAGATCCTCCAGAGAGGAAACAGTGGACAAACATACAAAAATAATTGAGAATTCAAACTCTCATAAATGCCCTGAGTGCTTTAAGTGCTTCAGCGCCCCGTCTAAATTAAAGAGGcactgcctgattcacacagGCCAGAAACCATTTCAGTGCTACCTATGCCGGCGTGCTTTTAGGCAGCTGGCCCATCTTAAGGTACACTACAGCATTCACTCAGGGGTCGCGAAGTCTAGAAATCTCAAATCTTTCTCTCAACCCCAGAGGTCAAAAACCTGGCCAAGGAACTATCCATGTAACATTTGTGGCAGGAGATTTAAACAGAAGAGACATTTGATAGTTCACCAGCAAACTCATCATGGTCCAGATACTGCTGTGCACCCTGATAAGTTAGATAATACGAGTAAGGCCTGCCTTCCAACTCACACTGACCATGCTTCCCAAGTAGATTTCTCAAACTCTGAAAATGCCATAGCGTACAATACAGAGCTGAATGAAAAGAGTCAGATACATGTTGTTGAAGGTTTAGACATCTTATCTGAAGAATGGCATAACAGTGCAAAGCATGCGACACGGGACATTGACCTCACTCGCTCCTCAGACAGAAACAATAAGTCATCTGTGTCTAATCGCTCAGACCGTACAAACACAGGTAAGGTAAGGGAAAATCAGTGCATGCTGTGCCTAAAGAAGTTTGACTATCCCTCCAAACTCTCCCGACATCTACTGGTCCACATGGACATCAAGCCGTTCGGATGCACCGTCTGTAGTAAGTCTTTCAGACAGCTCTGCCACTTACAGAATCACATGAAGGCGCAACACGTAAAAAGCGACAATGTTTTGAAAAGTGTAGAAGATGCTCCCGACCAACCAGGTGTTATTCTATTAAAGGACAAGTCTGTTTCTGAGATGAGGAGAAATCAAAGTGAACATTTAGACCAAGTTTCTCAACCTCAGGAAGGCAGCAGAGACATCAGTGAAGTTGGTTGTTTTCTAAGCCAGTATGTTCTACCTGTCAGACCTACCTTAAGTCATTGCTCCACTGACAGTCTCTACAACTATGGTGCTCAACAACCTACATGGAACCCCAGTGGGAAGCTGCTACCTGGATTGGACTGTGATACAGTAAACAGGAAGTCTGCAGAGCAGCCTGTGTCTCTCAGACAAGTGCATAACACAGACTACACAAATACCAGTGATGTGTTGGACAGCACACCAACAAACCAATCACTGGTAGGCATATCTAAACAAAGGAGTTGCATCTTTCAAAACAAACCCACAATCCATGGCAGAGGGCGTTATAGTTGCCCAATTTGTTCAAAGCGCTTTGATGCTCCATCCAAGCTACAGCGGCATTCCCTGATCCATACAGGACAGAGGTCCTATCAGTGCCCCACTTGTCTCAAGACATTTAGACAAAAGGCTCATCTGAAGGTGCACCAGTCTATTCATGAACAAAGAAAAGAGGCTAAACCCTCTACTAGTCATAGTGAAGACCGAGAAACCAAGTCTTTCTCAAGACCAAAAAGGACCCCATCTTCAAATGAAAAGGATGTAGTCTTTTGTAATAGGAGTCAGAAGACATCACGTGACAGTGATCTCTCTGCTGTCCCTCCAACTCAATCCGACTGCCCACTGACAAACAACGTCAACAGCCCACCACCGACATCTGTTGCACCTAGGAAATTGGGGGGGTACCAGTGCATGGCCTGTCTAAAGAAGTTTGACTATCCTTCTAAACTCTCCCGACATCTCTTGGTCCACATGGGCATCAAGCCTTTCAGATGTGCCGTCTGTAGTAAATCCTTCAGACAGCTCTGCCACCTACAGTCTCACATGAAGGTCCACAATAGTAAGACCACACTGCATGAGGAGGGTCAACAGAGGAACATCAACTTGGCTCATCTGGACAACATTCCCCCTGAGGCTGGGGTTGTTTCTGAGGGACACGTCTTTGCAGCAAGTCTTCATCCAGATGAACCAGGCCCAAGTCAAACTTTTGGAAATAACATACAAAATAGTAATGGTGGTGAATCCTTATCTcactactgttcaaaagaaaGCATGAACCAATCAACAGAAATCATCAGAAAGAATGAAACAACCCCAACCCCTGAACAGTCAGAAGACATGAAAAGCATGAAGTCAGAAAATAACTGCCTAGAGGAGCAGAAATGTATCTCGCCTGCTCAACTGACAAAGAGCACTTGGAATATTGCTGAAGAGAAACATGTGGACAAGTTTCCCTCGGATGAATATTATGGACAGCAAAACCACCCCCTGATTCCCAACTGGTTAAACCCTTATCCATATCAACAAGAAACCGCAAATAACAAACAGACATATCCAATTGCTACTCACCGTATTCCTTACCTGGAGGAACCGGGATCCAGCCACAGTGACCAACCGGAAATACCAGTTGATGTTAATCACAAGTTAAATCTATATCAATCCCCTTTAGAATCTCCTAGCACTAATTCACAATATGAAGCTAAAGAGGAGGAAAGGTTGGAGGTTGGGCTTAGGTCAGAGTTTAATGTTACATACAAGTCAGAACCTCCCAACGACCTTCAAGGCTGCTCAGACAGTCAGTGTTTTACCACCAAGGGGAAACTGAATCATCACAGGTGTTCTCCAAGACATTCAGTTGAAGAGAGGCAGGCGAGCTCATATCGGTGCGCTATCTGCTTCAAAAGCTTCGAGGCTCCCTCGAAATTGAAAAGACACTATGTTATCCACACAGGCCAGAGGCCATTTCAGTGTACAGTGTGTGGAAAGGCTTTCACCCAGGCAGGCCATTTGAAGACACACCTGCAAATCCACAGGTAA